The following are encoded in a window of Naumovozyma castellii chromosome 8, complete genome genomic DNA:
- the TCO89 gene encoding Tco89p (ancestral locus Anc_6.175) → MVHRGRSLRSETEPHTGSSNVKQFRQFTTRSRAKSTASFKGLRRVLTHDGTFDEGHGRHSSFQKCKSSDALSRKRVISGLSMTTLTRVKSNPGSVVSPTRDVIGNFGGIKPTRSKSTHSVLNLQEIAERFNREGGAKDDSSVDEDEDEDEQEEEVDYFSDDSEKEKPNNHENAGPISYKPPSKFIKEEDKVDGANIENVSIRSTDNDTKNVGSQPVIVEDDHIDHSNLNEIDVGNVIEPSLHTLTRQGSMFANLPKKVTDKEKIVLDKIDTSNDSSANAGPATRIANFENDNNNLFDKPPMDTNKNNNKVSKEKYIPTMILSQSTGMERTFEGPPSIQNSLANVLDSPIDKTSNEPIDNGDKLNDVNNSNNIQTTIKEEIPRKDFKPTPRINTLNVTNTSAGQQHTFSSSISSLTNNLQHAIGNQTLLGNHYTLPNVRMNNANVSNIHKKPSQNQLLRTDSTTQNGITSDLSTSLKGKDSNIPKKFNNFQQFLKSEDVDDDSRTQRKLWLQRESSIMDLSLQNDNNNPDAIFMASNVEVKREFERISHEYINIKRFSNPLNEALSRLENGKKPLGIKQKGTQNNLERRTPPNSMFSNYMSSSKPTDEVILPELQNTKIQRILSSMWREESSLFIKDNNPLNRISHSSNMSTNSLRPRSTSNKHYSSQNVRHSLRGPGSSTNLHHQRVVNSLQPTTRAVNRRMENHQQR, encoded by the coding sequence ATGGTACATAGGGGGAGGTCATTACGCTCAGAAACGGAACCGCATACTGGCTCCTCTAATGTCAAACAGTTTCGCCAATTCACAACGAGGTCTCGAGCCAAGAGTACGGCCAGTTTTAAAGGGTTAAGGAGAGTGTTAACCCACGATGGGACCTTTGACGAGGGTCATGGACGACATTCTTCGTTTCAAAAGTGTAAGAGTTCTGATGCATTGTCCAGGAAGAGAGTCATTAGTGGGTTGAGTATGACAACTTTAACAAGAGTGAAATCTAATCCAGGTTCTGTGGTAAGTCCCACTAGGGATGTTATAGGAAATTTTGGAGGCATTAAACCAACAAGAAGCAAGAGTACGCATTCCGTCCTAAATCTACAAGAAATAGCTGAGAGGTTTAATAGGGAAGGTGGTGCAAAAGATGACAGTAGTGTAGATGAGGACGAAGACGAAGAcgaacaagaagaagaagtggaTTATTTTTCAGATGATAGCGAGAAGGAGAAGCCAAATAATCACGAAAATGCAGGACCAATAAGTTATAAACCGCCATCCAAATTCATAAAGGAGGAGGATAAAGTAGACGGTGctaatattgaaaatgtctCAATACGGAGTACAGACAATGATACAAAAAATGTGGGTTCCCAACCAGTTattgttgaagatgatCATATAGACCATAGCAACCTCAATGAGATAGACGTAGGGAATGTTATAGAACCTTCTCTTCACACATTAACCAGACAAGGATCAATGTTTGCTAATTTGCCCAAAAAGGTAACTGATAAGGAGAAAATAGTGTTAGACAAGATAGATACATCGAATGATTCATCGGCTAATGCAGGACCTGCTACTAGAATTGctaattttgaaaatgataataacaatCTGTTTGACAAACCACCCATGGACAcgaataaaaataataataaggTGTCCAAGGAAAAGTATATTCCGACTATGATATTATCGCAATCAACAGGTATGGAAAGAACTTTTGAGGGACCACCTTCCATTCAAAACTCTTTAGCGAACGTGTTGGATAGTCCTATCGATAAAACATCCAACGAACCAATAGATAATGGGGATAAATTAAACGATGtcaataatagtaataatattcaaacgACAATAAAGGAGGAAATTCCACGTAAGGATTTTAAACCAACGCCAAGAATAAATACTCTTAACGTGACGAATACATCTGCTGGTCAGCAACACACATTTTCTAGTTCAATTTCCAGTCTTACCAACAATTTACAACACGCTATAGGCAACCAAACTTTACTGGGGAACCATTATACTTTACCTAATGTCAGAATGAATAACGCGAATGTCAGCAACATTCACAAAAAGCCTTCGCAAAATCAATTACTGCGAACGGATTCTACAACTCAGAATGGAATTACGTCTGACCTGTCAACATCATTGAAGGGGAAAGATTCCAATATACCTAAGAAATTTAACAACTTTCAACAGTTTTTAAAATCAGAAGATGTAGACGATGATTCAAGAACTCAGCGGAAACTGTGGCTACAAAGAGAAAGTTCTATTATGGATTTATCTTTacaaaatgataataataatcctGATGCCATCTTTATGGCCAGCAACGTAGAAGTGAAAagagaatttgaaagaatatctCATGAATATATTAACATCAAGAGATTTTCAAATCCCTTAAATGAAGCATTATCGAGACTGGAAAATGGGAAGAAACCATTGGGGATAAAACAAAAGGGTACCCAGAATAACCTTGAAAGGAGAACTCCTCCCAACTCTATGTTCTCCAATTATATGAGCTCAAGTAAACCAACCGATGAAGTCATTCTACCTGAATTACAAAACACCAAGATACAAAGAATCCTATCTTCCATGTGGAGGGAAGAGAGTTCGcttttcattaaagataataatcCATTGAATAGGATTTCGCATTCGTCAAATATGTCCACAAATAGTCTCCGGCCTCGTAGTACTTCGAACAAGCATTATTCTTCTCAGAACGTTAGACATTCACTCCGGGGCCCTGGCTCATCTACGAAT
- the NCAS0H01130 gene encoding homeobox domain-containing protein, producing the protein MPHKDKEEDSFKLPPIQHIIDNIETPTTNTNTPRIIVPKVRQDSFVNSTTLPIPRTVAEQQQNIVPTVTSRNVSSSSQDPFPKYHKPQLVEASSALASPTTTTTTTNNNTKLPLNRKNFQKKQVSHNNRRSNLPKEMVQILNTWLLNHLQNPYPTSQEKRELLIKTGLTKVQLSNWFINVRRRKIFHDYYAMAENNLTYSGSKNNANNSANVSNSTTDEMDEMEEDDDDRVTKMNMSNHHPNFNEDENGDDLERRFAHAPITRRKKLIDRLEELKKLSKQ; encoded by the coding sequence ATGCCGCACAAGGATAAGGAGGAAGACAGTTTTAAACTGCCACCCATTCAACATATAATAGATAACATTGAAACACCAACCACAAATACAAATACACCAAGGATAATCGTACCAAAAGTACGTCAAGATTCCTTTGTTAATTCTACCACACTCCCCATCCCAAGAACCGTCGCtgaacaacaacaaaacatTGTACCCACCGTGACCTCTCGCAATGTCTCCTCTTCCTCACAGGACCCCTTTCCAAAATATCACAAACCTCAACTTGTAGAAGCATCATCTGCACTAGCATCACCTACCACCAcaaccaccaccaccaacaaTAATACGAAATTGCCTCTCAATAGGAAGAACTTTCAAAAGAAACAGGTCTCCCATAATAACAGGAGATCTAACTTACCTAAGGAGATGGttcaaatattaaatacatGGCTGCTGAATCATTTACAAAATCCATATCCAACATCACAAGAAAAGAGAGAATTGTTGATCAAGACTGGGTTGACGAAAGTGCAACTCTCCAATTGGTTCATTAATGTGAGAAGGAGAAAGATATTCCACGATTATTACGCCATGGctgaaaataatttaacGTATAGTGGATCCAAGAATAATGCTAATAATAGTGCTAATGTTAGTAATTCTACAACTGATGAGATGGATGAGATGGAGGAGGATGACGACGATCGCGTCACTAAGATGAACATGAGTAATCACCATCCCAATTTCAATGAGGACGAAAACGGTGATGATTTGGAGAGAAGATTTGCTCATGCACCAATAACGAGGCGtaagaaattgattgatCGTttagaagaattgaagaaattatcaaaaCAATGA
- the CTI6 gene encoding Cti6p (ancestral locus Anc_6.173) — protein sequence MDGNMTTVMASEKALKEDELDKQGLVQEQEQEEEEEEGETRCICGELDPPDGSGLFIQCEECGVWQHGYCVGITDGVSNAPDKYWCEQCKPNLHHLYLTDAGENKSIYKPVQQKKRQYRRNARSHLNGDVPDQETSSMSESSQKTKKEQHLEDDNDTSQANRKPRKHRSHDDSNISEDYTLKGENDDLDPLTQETSNPTGEGNDDEEAKKLQDRKRATLVEREEKQYQWMLEKALKESRRISNPEENNPEDHGVTQSNDAEGAKVNLGEQSNDVSQRTNSEQPIPSNKIIGKESNSKEEEEKQSSKESISPSASTTTISSLEEKPTHTFSKPRKSSRITKPGRRGPYRNNRNKTANDNKTQNDIDITKPVKPRLPPQRTSLNEMRRRVAAILEFISRTQWELSQDQKGRDYLVEFVENQEYISKIDSIFQNYNTSLALMDDLTRQLLLWEKKYATSSPQS from the coding sequence ATGGATGGCAATATGACTACAGTAATGGCTTCAGAGAAAGCCCTGAAAGAAGATGAGTTGGACAAGCAAGGACTTGTACAGGAACAAGAGcaggaggaggaagaggaagaaggGGAGACCCGTTGTATATGTGGCGAACTGGATCCACCGGATGGATCAGGACTATTCATTCAGTGTGAAGAGTGCGGGGTATGGCAGCATGGCTACTGTGTTGGCATCACGGATGGAGTCAGCAATGCACCTGATAAGTATTGGTGTGAACAATGTAAACCAAACTTACACCATCTTTATCTGACTGATGCTGGTGAGAATAAGTCTATATATAAGCCTGTTCAGCAGAAAAAAAGACAATATCGAAGGAATGCTAGGTCACATCTCAATGGCGATGTTCCTGATCAAGAGACAAGTTCAATGAGTGAATCGTCCCAGAAAACGAAGAAGGAACAAcatttggaagatgatAACGATACATCACAGGCAAATAGAAAGCCCAGAAAGCATCGCTCACATGACGATTCCAACATAAGCGAGGATTATACTCTCAAGGGTGAAAACGATGACCTGGATCCACTCACACAAGAAACTTCAAACCCTACTGGCGAGGggaatgatgatgaagaggcAAAAAAATTACAAGATAGGAAAAGAGCAACATTAGTTGAGAGAGAGGAGAAGCAATATCAATGGATGCTGGAAAAGGCACTAAAGGAAAGCAGGAGAATATCAAATCCAGAGGAAAACAATCCAGAAGATCATGGAGTGACACAATCCAATGATGCTGAAGGTGCAAAAGTGAACTTGGGGGAGCAATCCAATGATGTTTCTCAACGTACAAATAGTGAACAACCTATTCcatcaaataaaattattggaaaagagAGCAATtccaaagaggaagaagaaaaacaatcttcaaaagaatCTATTTCACCTTCAGCATCCACCACtacaatttcttcattggaGGAAAAACCAACACATACATTTTCTAAACCAAGAAAGTCTTCTAGGATTACCAAACCGGGGAGAAGAGGACCATATAGAAATAACCGTAATAAAACTGCTAATGACAACAAGACCCAGAATGATATTGACATAACGAAACCAGTTAAACCAAGGCTACCTCCACAAAGAACCTCACTTAATGAAATGAGAAGACGTGTGGCTGCaatcttggaatttatCTCAAGAACACAGTGGGAATTAAGTCAGGACCAAAAAGGTAGGGATTATTTGGTagaatttgttgaaaatCAAGAGTACATCAGTAAAATTGAttccattttccaaaattatAACACGTCTTTGGCTCTTATGGATGATCTCACAAGACAATTACTTTTATGGGAAAAGAAGTATGCCACTTCGAGCCCTCAATCCTAG
- the PPQ1 gene encoding protein-serine/threonine phosphatase (ancestral locus Anc_6.172): MRRRSPSHSDNNFAVPNNNCSSNNSNSQQVLSPTSDDLNANEPNDPDDSRPCLLSQSHSKLQSESVIRNNKKPGTTVAGEETTSPGKHRTNKKKHVSTSASSNLKLDLDISMAKAFSNSTANAVAVPRMIIPKNTSTPISTTSMNSNNIISTPMSKYSDSFMSSQSSYNSSSLSSFSTSSPSYHSFPFNSSSSYNNKLYHKKNLSNSVHGSQSSPSSARSKNIPKPITLKRYPHDPSSKESLVIDDVIEKLLKLGLPNSSDSSSSSSSSSGFVSRKHRSKDFPFHSWEIQLICNHAREIFLAQPTLLKLQSSIKIVGDIHGQFTDLLRILKLSGDPSQTNYLFLGDYVDRGKQSLETILLLLCYKIKYPNNFFMIRGNHESANVTKMYGFYDECKRRKNTKVWKSFIDVFNSLPLAATIQDKIFCVHGGISPDLTDLKQIDSIVRPTDIPDEGLVTDLLWSDPDSSINNWSLNDRGVSYTFSKKNVLDFCSKFKFDLIIRGHMVVEDGYEFFAKKKFVTVFSAPNYCGEFQNWGAVMSVTTGLMCSFELLKPHSLKNTKKR, from the coding sequence atgagaagaagaagccCGTCACATTCCGATAACAATTTTGCAGTACCGAACAACAACTGCTCCTCTAATAACTCAAACTCACAACAAGTACTATCTCCTACTTCTGATGACCTTAACGCTAATGAACCTAATGACCCTGATGATAGTAGGCCCTGTCTACTATCTCAATCGCATTCAAAATTACAATCGGAATCTGTTATaagaaacaacaaaaagCCAGGAACTACGGTCGCTGGTGAAGAAACTACCAGCCCTGGCAAACATCGTaccaacaagaagaaacacGTGTCCACCTCTGCTAGCTCGAACTTGAAACTAGATTTGGACATATCGATGGCAAAGGCCTTCTCAAACTCTACTGCAAATGCCGTAGCTGTTCCAAGAATGATTATTCCGAAGAATACATCTACTCCAATTTCTACCACATCTATGAACTCCAATAACATTATTTCTACGCCGATGTCCAAATATTCAGATTCGTTTATGTCTTCACAATCTTCGTataattcttcttcgttATCATCTTTTTCAACTTCAAGTCCTTCATATCATTCTTTCCCTTTTAactcatcttcttcttataataataaattataccataagaagaatttaaGTAATAGTGTGCATGGTTCTCAATCGAGTCCAAGCTCTGCAAGAAGTAAAAACATTCCTAAACCTATTACCTTGAAAAGATATCCTCATGATCCTTCTTCTAAGGAATCTTTAGTCATTGATGAcgttattgaaaaattattaaagCTTGGGTTACCAAATTCTTCTGACTCTTCCagttcatcatcttcatcgtctGGATTTGTATCAAGAAAACATAGAAGTAAAGACTTCCCCTTCCATTCATGGGAAATTCAACTAATTTGTAATCATGCAAGGGAAATTTTTTTGGCTCAACcaactttattgaaattacaaTCTTCTATTAAAATTGTTGGTGATATTCATGGTCAATTTACTGATCTTTTAaggattttgaaattatcaGGTGATCCATCTCAGACTAATTATCTTTTCTTGGGTGATTATGTGGACAGAGGAAAACAATCGTTAGAGACTATTCTCTTATTGCTTTGTTACAAGATTaaatatccaaataatttctttatgaTTAGAGGGAACCATGAATCTGCCAACGTAACCAAGATGTATGGTTTTTACGATGAATGtaagagaaggaaaaatacAAAAGTTTGGAAATCATTCATTGATgtatttaattctttaccTCTGGCAGCTACCATCCAAGACAAGATTTTTTGCGTCCATGGTGGTATTTCACCTGATTTAACTGATTTAAAACAAATTGACAGTATTGTAAGGCCCACTGATATCCCTGATGAAGGTCTTGTCACGGATTTACTATGGAGTGATCCtgattcatcaattaataattggTCTTTAAATGATAGGGGAGTATCTTAcacattttcaaagaagaatgtACTGGATTTTTGTTCCAAGTTTAAATTCGATCTAATCATTAGAGGCCACATGGTAGTGGAAGATGGTTATGAATTTTTCgcaaagaaaaaattcGTTACAGTCTTTTCAGCACCAAATTATTGTGgtgaatttcaaaattgggGGGCTGTCATGAGTGTCACAACGGGATTGATGTGCAGTTTCGAATTATTGAAGCCTCactctttgaaaaataccAAAAAAAGATAG
- the NCAS0H01110 gene encoding uncharacterized protein, producing the protein MSSREFPTEWGVDPKCNVMQYATEQCEQKCVCSRAVRNQKLRSCSSLKFSWRFEDYYDAIIIKNPVLCKLYEKFTHYPLLNEKYYRGTLLETNHNVNEILVICGPYLSEVPTFAICNDIPLEDLEETLEELGGIETIREIISSELAKPINHGRPLTNPPFAKYDTLSYYCIPVADKPVEFLPPPILFIGCCSSAVIYTYVQSLYIELKKRQSQVDCTTLQYALRNTSVTLESHLEIQRYNKLAKKNVHQVVSKCYRPKNMTKEILSSLLQVFERISTSIVLQSYVLPCGDIFCTEPSVTIADTQDNYQYNMFEQAHVYKKLLDYDENTVVGMPQYSSSGKDISLKQDYKGGILRRKNENRSL; encoded by the coding sequence ATGAGTTCCAGAGAGTTTCCTACGGAATGGGGAGTCGATCCAAAATGTAATGTAATGCAGTATGCGACTGAGCAATGTGAACAGAAATGTGTTTGCTCGAGGGCCGTACGCAACCAAAAATTGAGGTCATGTTCTTCGCTCAAGTTCTCATGGAGATTTGAGGATTACTACGACGcaattattatcaaaaatcCGGTCTTATGCAAGCTGTATGAAAAGTTTACACATTACCCACTCTTGAACGAGAAATATTACAGGGGAACTCTTTTAGAAACGAACCATAACGTAAACGAAATTTTGGTTATTTGTGGCCCATATTTGAGTGAAGTTCCTACTTTTGCCATCTGTAACGATATTCCTCTGGAAGACTTAGAAGAAACACTCGAAGAACTTGGCGGTATAGAAACTATCAGAGAAATAATATCTTCGGAACTGGCGAAACCAATCAACCATGGGCGGCCGTTGACAAATCCACCGTTTGCAAAATATGATACACTCTCATATTATTGTATACCGGTTGCGGACAAGCCCGTCGAATTCTTACCACCACCAATTCTCTTTATAGGATGCTGTAGTTCAGCTGTAATTTACACTTATGTGCAGTCGCTCTACatagaattgaagaaaaggcaATCCCAAGTGGATTGCACTACCTTGCAATATGCATTGAGAAATACCAGTGTGACGCTAGAAAGTCATCTAGAAATTCAGCGGTATAACAAACTTgccaaaaaaaatgtacATCAGGTGGTTTCGAAATGCTATCGCCCAAAGAACATGACTAAGGAGATTCTGTCGTCGCTACTTCAAGTATTCGAGAGGATATCTACTTCTATTGTATTGCAGTCATATGTTTTACCCTGTGGAGACATCTTCTGCACAGAACCTTCTGTAACTATTGCAGATACGCAGGACAATTATCAGTATAATATGTTTGAGCAGGCGCACGTATATAAGAAATTGCTGGattatgatgaaaatactGTTGTCGGCATGCCGCAATATTCTTCTAGTGGCAAGGATATATCCTTAAAACAGGACTATAAGGGAGGCATACTACGGAGAAAAAATGAGAATCGTTCACTGTGA
- the VPS45 gene encoding Vps45p (ancestral locus Anc_6.174) — protein MNLFNVADVYIDRIVNSTSKARQGAINVNEQSRIKVLLLDKETVSTISMCATQSELLDHEIFLIDTIENASRDVMRHLKCLVYVKPCEESIRCLVQELQNPKYGEYHIFFNNMVSKSQLERLAEADNLEVVVKIEEIFQDYQILDQDLFSFDLESGTLFKEDLSIWNASGLNTCVNSLLSVLLSLKVRPDIRFDKNSKLCNKLARELNNDIEKHDKALFDFPTMDAPPMLIILDRQNDPMTPLLQPWTYRSMINEYIGIKRNIVDLSGIPDIDKDLIKVTLSSKQDPFFHDTVYLNFGELGDKVKQYVNNYKKATKSNSKIDTIEDIKNFIEKYPEFRKLSGNVAKHMAIVSELDRQLKLRDIWEISEVEQNLSVHKDNQEDYDNLIKILETPQVKFFYKIKLACIFLLRHSENNVKINQLVEILKNQGVSMEELSLFYKFKKIIEAKLKRDLNKGQDEGNSVDNKDNDLLSELARKFNTRMESAKNLSQGRKAQNDNVYMQHIPDISTMLTDLSKNKLSQVKFGIIGGTQSKEAITPASVVVPQDVIIFVVGGVTYEEARLVRQFNETMKGKMRVILGGTSVISTSDYLSSFS, from the coding sequence ATGAATCTGTTTAATGTTGCTGATGTGTACATCGATAGGATAGTGAACTCCACCTCGAAGGCCAGGCAGGGAGCCATAAACGTGAATGAACAGAGCAGAATTAAGGTGCTGTTGCTGGATAAGGAGACCGTTTCCACCATATCTATGTGTGCCACCCAGAGTGAATTACTAGACCATGAGATCTTTTTGATTGATACGATTGAGAACGCCAGTCGGGATGTTATGAGACATCTTAAGTGTTTAGTATATGTTAAGCCTTGCGAAGAGAGTATCAGATGTTTGGTTCAAGAGTTACAAAACCCCAAATATGGAGAATACcacattttcttcaacaacatGGTTAGCAAGTCACAATTGGAACGCCTGGCTGAAGCTGATAATTTAGAAGTGGTTGtcaaaattgaagagatcTTTCAAgattatcaaattcttgaTCAAGACTTGTTCTCTTTCGATTTGGAAAGTGGAACTTTATTCAAGGAGGACCTCTCCATATGGAATGCCTCAGGGCTTAATACATGTGTGAATAGTCTGCTGTCTGTTTTACTCTCCTTAAAGGTAAGACCGGATATTCGTTTTGACAAAAATAGTAAACTCTGTAACAAATTGGCTAGAGAGTTAAATAATGACATCGAGAAACATGATAAGGCACTATTCGATTTTCCCACAATGGATGCTCCACCCATGTTAATAATACTAGATAGACAGAATGATCCAATGACACCACTCCTACAACCTTGGACGTACCGTTCCAtgattaatgaatatattggaATCAAGAGAAACATAGTGGATTTATCAGGGATCCCGGATATTGACAAAGATTTAATCAAAGTGACATTATCCTCTAAACAGGACCCCTTTTTCCATGATACagtttatttaaattttggtGAGTTGGGTGATAAAGTGAAACAATATGTCAATAATTATAAAAAGGCAACAAAATCAAACAGTAAGATCGATaccattgaagatattaaaaattttattgaaaaatatccggaatttagaaaattatCAGGAAATGTGGCCAAACATATGGCTATCGTTAGTGAATTGGATAGACAACTAAAGCTTAGAGACATTTGGGAAATTAGTGAAGTGGAACAAAATTTGAGTGTTCATAAGGATAATCAAGAGGATTATGATAATTTAATCAAAATTTTAGAAACCCCCCAGGTTAAATTTTTCTACAAGATCAAATTAGCATGCATCTTTCTTTTAAGACATTCTGAAAATAATGTGAAGATTAATCAATTGGTggagattttgaaaaaccAAGGTGTCAGTATGGAGGAATTATCACtattttataaatttaaaaagatAATAGAGGCTAAACTAAAAAGAGATTTAAACAAAGGCCAGGATGAAGGAAATTCAGTAGATAACAAAGACAACGACTTGCTAAGTGAACTAGCAAGAAAATTCAATACACGAATGGAATCTGCCAAAAATTTAAGTCAAGGTCGCAAAGCTCAAAACGATAATGTGTACATGCAACACATACCGGATATTTCCACCATGTTGACTGATCTGTCCAAGAATAAACTATCTCAAGTTAAATTTGGGATTATTGGCGGGACACAATCAAAGGAAGCTATCACTCCTGCGTCTGTGGTAGTTCCACAAGATGTGATCATATTTGTTGTCGGTGGTGTTACATATGAAGAAGCTCGTCTCGTTCgtcaatttaatgaaactATGAAAGGGAAGATGAGAGTTATTCTTGGTGGGACATCAGTCATCTCTACAAGTGACTATTTAAGTTCGTTCTCGTAA
- the NCAS0H01120 gene encoding gag protein (Ty-like retrotransposon) has translation MRKLSQASLGVEKYNSAFRQLWSLMPDGVWTDKGAILAYYRGLTKETCRLVTLAHPQTLDDALEAAYDTVAVDEGFFSALDPLIGADGDDIMTTSAISYIWSNCTEPRGRKRNANGHRRHGRFNNSTSRSRQECIEKHLCFRCKQPNHSYRDCPAAVVMLPMLPLTLVMPMRTMIEVAPRPSHNVIKTLCLITNKKALKVGQTYQVDMLCEGTTIKVLMDTGSPMSFIRSDIPHELELSKFTAPWFRFKEMVPKGAVITTEVVNLELIKDTIKVEEAVYVRSHLWITKSFLEIRLSQQTRN, from the coding sequence ATGAGAAAACTGTCCCAAGCCTCACTTGGCGTCGAGAAGTATAATTCTGCTTTCCGTCAATTATGGTCGTTGATGCCTGATGGCGTCTGGACAGACAAAGGTGCGATCCTTGCATATTATCGTGGCCTTACCAAGGAAACTTGTCGTCTTGTCACGTTAGCACACCCGCAAACGTTGGACGACGCACTTGAAGCCGCTTATGACACTGTTGCCGTTGATGAGGGATTCTTCTCCGCTCTTGACCCTTTGATTGGTGCTGACGGGGATGATATTATGACTACATCAGCCATCTCTTATATTTGGTCCAACTGCACTGAACCCAGAGGGAGGAAAAGAAACGCCAATGGACATAGAAGACACGGGAGATTCAATAACTCCACTTCTCGATCTCGTCAGGAATGTATCGAAAAGCATTTATGTTTTAGATGCAAGCAACCGAATCACTCGTACAGGGATTGTCCCGCAGCCGTTGTAATGCTGCCAATGCTTCCGCTGACTCTAGTGATGCCGATGCGAACAATGATTGAAGTTGCTCCGAGACCCAGTCACAACGTGATTAAAACGTTGTGTCTTATCACTAATAAAAAGGCCCTGAAGGTTGGTCAAACATATCAGGTAGACATGTTGTGTGAGGGAACCACTATCAAAGTTTTGATGGATACTGGTTCTCCCATGTCATTCATTAGGTCCGACATACCTCATGAGTTAGAGTTATCCAAGTTTACTGCTCCATGGTTCAGATTCAAAGAAATGGTGCCGAAAGGCGCCGTTATTACTACCGAAGTCGttaatttggaattaatcAAAGATACCATCAaagttgaagaagctgTTTATGTGAGATCCCATTTATGGATCACGAAATCATTCTTGGAAATCCGATTATCGCAACAAACgagaaattaa